The Actinomyces lilanjuaniae genome segment ACCGGACAGGCCTCCCCGCAGGCCCCGCACAGGGAGGAGGCGAAGGGCAGGGTGTGGACCGGGTCGTCCTCGGACAGTCCCTGGGTCAGCTGGGGGGTGAGGATCGCGCCGATGGGGCCGGGGTAGACTGATCCGTAGGCGTGGCCGCCGGTGTGCTGGTAGACCGGGCAGATGTTCATGCACGCGCCACAGCGGATGCAGTGGAGGGCCTCGCGCCCCACCGGGTCGGACAGGACCTTGGTGCGCCCGTTGTCCATGAGGATGAGGTGGAACTCCTGGGGGCCGTCGCCCGGGGTGACTCCCGTCCACATTGAGGTGTAGGGGTTCATGCGCTCTCCCGTGGCGGAGCGCGGCAGGATCTGGGAGAAGATCTCCACGTCCTGGAAGCGGGGGACGAGCTTCTCGATGCCCATGAGGGTGATGAGGGTGTCCGGCAGGGTCAGGCACATGCGCCCGTTGCCCTCGGACTCGAAGATCGAGACGGTCCCGGTCTCGGCGATGCCCATGTTGGTGCCTGAGACGGCCACGGAGGCGTGGAGGAACTTTCTGCGCAGATGGGCACGCGCTGCCCCGGCCAGCTCGACCGGGTCGTCGGAGAGATCGGCGGGGGCGTCCTCCATGCGGTCCAGGAAGATCCCGCGCACCTCGGAGCGGTTGCGGTGGATCGCGGGCACCACGATGTGTGAGGGCATGTCGTCGGCGAGCTGGACGATCATCTCGGCCAGGTCGGTCTCGTGGGCGGTGATCCCTCGGCCTTGAGGTGCTCGTTGAGGTTGGTCTCCTGGGTGGCCATCGACTTGATCTTGACGACGTCGTCCACCCCCTTGGCCTTGATGATGCTGGTGACGATCCGGTTGGCCTCGGCGGCGTCGCGGGCCCAGTGGACCACGCCGCCACGCGCGGTGACGTTGGCCTCGAACTGCTCCAGGTAGTCGGGCAGGTGGCTCATGACCTCGTTCTTGACGGCGCTGGCCGCCTCGCGCAGCTGCTCCCAGTCAGGCATCTCCGCCGCACGCATGTCCCGCTTGCCACGGATGGTGCGGGTGGCCCGGCCCAGGTTGGAGCGCAGCTGGGTGTTCTGGAGGGTCTTGTGTGCGGCCTGGGGGAAGGTCTCCCCCCAGCGCAGGGTGTCGGTAGGAATAGTGACCGTGGTACGCCAGCCGCCGGTACCAGGCTCCTGGGCGGTAGGCCTGGAGCGGGTAGGCATGCCGAGAAAGACGCTGCTCATCGTGGTGTGGCCTCCTGGGTGTCCGCGGCAAAGGAGACGTTGCCGTGGAAGGGCTGGTCCTTGGTCGAGGCGAGGATCTCTGCCAGGTGCATGATCCGCACCCCGGAGTTGATGCGTGACAGTCCGCCTCCCACGTGCATGAGGCAGGAGTAGTCGCCCATGCACAGCACCTCCGCCTGGGTGGACATGACGTTGGAGACCTTGTCCGCCAGCATCGCGGTGGAGGTCTCGTGGTTCTTCATGGAGAAGGTGCCGCCGAACCCGCAGCAGACCTCCTCCTCGGGCAGGGGGAGCAGGGTGAGTGCCTCGACGGCGCGCAGCAGGCGGTAGGGCCGGTCACCGACCTTGGTGATGCGTAGCGAGTGGCAAGTCGGGTGGTAGGTCACCCGGTGGGGGAAGTAGGCACCGACGTCGGTTACTCCCAGGACGTCAACGAGCAGCTCGGGCAGGTCGTAGGTCCTGGCGGCGACCTCGGTGGCGCGCCGGGCCAGGGACGGGTTACCCACGTGCTCGGCGACCTGGGCCTGCTCGTGACGGGTGGCGCCTGTGCAGGAGCCCGAGGGGACGACGATGGCGTCCCACTCCCCGTCCAGGACCGGCTCAAAGGTCCGCACGTGGTTGGCGACCAGGGCGGAGGCCTGCTTGAAGTAGCCGGTGTTGGCGTGCATCTGGCCGCAGCACACCTGCCCTTCGGGGAAGACCACCTCGTGGCCAAGGCGTTCGAGGATGGTGACGGTGGCCTGCGGGGCTTGGGGGAACATCGAGTCCCCGATACAGGTGGCGAAGAGAGCGATGCGCACGGAATAACCTCCACGACGTCGTTGGCGGGAAGATGGCTGGCGGGAGGGTGGCGAGGACTCCTCTACCGTATTCGCTAGGAGGGCGTGGCGCGCGATGTGGTGGCTGGAGGCTGGTGGCCTGGGGCGGGGAGAGATCGAAGCGGTGCCATGACGCCG includes the following:
- a CDS encoding (Fe-S)-binding protein codes for the protein MRIALFATCIGDSMFPQAPQATVTILERLGHEVVFPEGQVCCGQMHANTGYFKQASALVANHVRTFEPVLDGEWDAIVVPSGSCTGATRHEQAQVAEHVGNPSLARRATEVAARTYDLPELLVDVLGVTDVGAYFPHRVTYHPTCHSLRITKVGDRPYRLLRAVEALTLLPLPEEEVCCGFGGTFSMKNHETSTAMLADKVSNVMSTQAEVLCMGDYSCLMHVGGGLSRINSGVRIMHLAEILASTKDQPFHGNVSFAADTQEATPR